The stretch of DNA GGCTTACCGTCTCACCCCTCAATTGAAGCTGAAGTCTTCACCCGCTGCGCTGGACATAGACTGGCCATTAAACCCATGATTGACAGTGATTATCGTGACTACGATCCTTCACCGCCACCAGCTTAAACAATTAATCATGCTTCTTGAGTTTTTCTTCACTCTAGCATAATAAATAAACAATGATGCAAAAAATCATGGCTCTAGATTATGGAAGCAAACGCATCGGCATTGCCATCAGCGATGCACTAGGCATGTGCGCACATCCAAGAGAGTACATTGAAAACAACTCCAAGGCTTTTGAAAATATTTTAAAACTCGTTGAAGAAGAAAACATACACTTATTGCTGTTTGGTTTACCCAAGCGTCTCAGTGGAGAGAGCAGCCTCATGCAAGCAGAAATAGAACGCTTTATGCACAACTTACAAAAAAAAACCGAGCTAGAAATGAAAACTTGGGATGAACGCTTAACCAGTGCTCAAGCAGAAAAATTCATGATCAGCGCGGATGTCAAAAGAAAAAAACGTAAAACTAGCATTGATAGCATGGCCGCCACCATCTTGCTGCAAAGCTATTTGGATGCTCAACAATAAATAATTTTCCAAATACTCTTTTATACCTAGGCCAAAATCAGTTTACGATGATGTTTTAAATAAATTCTGTCACAAGAAAAAAACAATGTCTATCCGCCCAAACTAATTGGCATAAACGAACGCGCTCTACAAAACCTGTTATTTTCACTTAAATTGTTACTGTGTAAGCTTAAACTACAATAAAACTTTTCATACACCTTTTAGCAAACCTGTTTACATTTAGACGCCAAATCTTTTTAATGAGACCATTAAACAAGAAACTTATATTATGTAATGATATTACTCATCGCAATTTTTAAGTACAGTAACAAAATCCCGCTTTACCTTCCTGTTAAAGGGGATAACGTTCCCTTCAAAAAAAAAATCGTCGTTTTTGTTTTATCATCCCCGTGACATCTCAACTCCACTTCCTATAAACCATCATCAATCTAAAACTGGCTAATTTTTACTTTTTAA from bacterium encodes:
- the ruvX gene encoding Holliday junction resolvase RuvX; amino-acid sequence: MMQKIMALDYGSKRIGIAISDALGMCAHPREYIENNSKAFENILKLVEEENIHLLLFGLPKRLSGESSLMQAEIERFMHNLQKKTELEMKTWDERLTSAQAEKFMISADVKRKKRKTSIDSMAATILLQSYLDAQQ